In a genomic window of Temperatibacter marinus:
- a CDS encoding periplasmic heavy metal sensor: MKKSATWILVLLGLSLSINLFMAGLFVGESLTEPKREGQFKSKKKNLHKVDFSMRRLASFLPAEKRKVFRPFLKENKKSINALIQGHIRSRHEVLNLIEAEILDVNALKIAFEKERAMKVEIDILSHQGFLYLLENLSWDERQALASAITEARINEFRGKRGYFRPKRGKEGREHQPKEKP, from the coding sequence ATGAAAAAATCAGCCACTTGGATCCTTGTGCTACTGGGTCTCTCTCTCTCAATTAATTTATTCATGGCAGGCCTTTTCGTCGGAGAATCTTTAACAGAGCCAAAGAGGGAAGGGCAGTTTAAGTCTAAGAAGAAGAACCTTCATAAAGTAGACTTTTCTATGCGTCGCCTCGCGAGTTTTCTTCCTGCTGAGAAAAGAAAAGTATTCAGACCTTTTTTAAAAGAAAATAAAAAAAGTATCAATGCGCTCATTCAAGGGCATATTCGGTCCCGCCATGAGGTTTTAAATCTAATTGAAGCAGAAATATTAGATGTTAATGCATTGAAAATAGCTTTTGAAAAAGAAAGAGCAATGAAAGTTGAGATAGATATTCTTTCTCATCAAGGGTTTTTATATTTGCTTGAGAATTTGTCTTGGGATGAACGACAAGCCCTGGCAAGCGCTATTACAGAAGCGCGAATAAATGAGTTCAGGGGGAAACGAGGCTATTTCCGGCCTAAAAGAGGCAAAGAAGGACGAGAGCATCAACCAAAAGAAAAACCATAG
- a CDS encoding ChrR family anti-sigma-E factor, whose translation MTMADHDIQHGLMVDYVSGSLPQPLALLVASHVSLNNDAKKSYQILSEVGGNLLEDTDGVSMNSSLGDFLDTLDSIPQDAPKSVKNTITAAPSLASEPILPAPLQNHIQLDMEEISWKARGAGVKEFTLPISEKGLKASLLKVEPGSKIPDHTHEGHEYTLILDGVFIDGTHHYERGEFVCNDQNDTHSPEACPDNGCICFVVQDAPLKFKGLLGFLINPFLKM comes from the coding sequence ATGACAATGGCAGATCATGATATTCAACATGGACTAATGGTAGATTATGTAAGCGGCAGCTTGCCCCAACCTTTAGCCCTGCTCGTGGCAAGCCACGTTTCCTTGAATAACGACGCAAAAAAGAGCTATCAAATTCTATCCGAGGTGGGTGGAAATCTACTTGAAGATACGGACGGTGTAAGTATGAATTCTTCCCTAGGCGACTTTTTAGACACGTTGGATTCTATTCCGCAAGACGCGCCTAAGTCTGTGAAGAACACCATTACTGCAGCTCCTTCGCTTGCCAGTGAGCCAATCCTACCCGCTCCTCTTCAAAATCACATTCAATTAGATATGGAAGAAATCTCTTGGAAAGCGAGAGGTGCTGGCGTTAAAGAATTTACTTTACCTATTTCTGAAAAAGGATTGAAAGCTTCGCTCTTGAAAGTAGAACCTGGCAGTAAAATTCCCGATCATACTCATGAAGGTCATGAATATACTCTTATTTTAGATGGTGTTTTCATTGATGGGACTCACCATTATGAGCGCGGAGAATTTGTCTGTAACGATCAAAATGATACCCACAGCCCTGAAGCCTGCCCTGACAATGGTTGCATCTGCTTTGTGGTGCAAGACGCCCCCCTTAAATTTAAAGGCTTGCTTGGGTTTCTTATAAACCCCTTTCTAAAAATGTAA